Genomic segment of Bacillus thuringiensis:
TATGTGATGCTTCTTTCCAAGGCATTCAAATGTTAGCTAGGGATAAAGAAAATAAACATTCTTGTTTTGTTGAAGCGATGAATACGCGTAGACGAGCGAATATTAGTATTGATCGAGAAACGCTAAACAATAACAACTTAGACAAACTTAATAGAATTAAAGAAATAATAAATTCTTAACAAAATAATCCTTTTAATAGAAAGTGAGGAATAACAATGAAAAAACAAAGGTGGAGAATTACAAAAGCGAAAAAGTGCTGCATGTGTAACCGTAAAGTATATATTAAAAGGAAAATGGGGTACCGTTCACTTTTAGATTCGTACTTATGCGGAGAATGTAAATTAAATGAAATTATTAATACAGTAGAAAGAGAGTGGTATTAATGGGACTAGGAAATCGTGGGATGGCATTTGAGAAGCTTATCAATCTATCTAATGAAATGTATCAAAGAGGTGGAGTGGCGCTTATAAACAAGCGTCCGACTCCTGTGAAGGTGATTAAGAGTAAGGGCAGCCAAGTGACAAAAGGGTTCTATGAAGCTAAAAGTACAGTAGACTATGATGGCGTGTATAAGGGACGAGCAATAGCATTTGAAGCGAAATCTACAGAGAATCCTGGACGATTTGATTTAAAGAACATTGCACAGCACCAGTTGGATTACCTGGAGAAAGCAGGAAAGATGGGAGCGATATGTTTCTTCCTTATAGAGTTTAGTAAGGATAAATCAATATTCGTAGTACCACTTTCAGTTATTCAATCTTATGTAAGGATGTCTCATCAACCAAAGGGCAAGAAGTCTATACCAAGAGCAGACTTTGATATTTATGGGTACTTAGTAGAACAGACGGAACGAGCATCAGTTGATTACTTGCAATACGTTGATGAAGCAGTAGCGCCAGTTATGTTCGATGGAATGATTCAGTTTGATCAGGACCATAAGAAGGTAGCAAATAATTGAAGCAGCAAAAGAAAAGATGGCCAACAAGAAACGTAAATTATTAAAGGCTTAATGGAGGGCGAAATAATGAGAGAAGATATTTACAGACTATCTAAAGAAAGACAAAAACATATGAACAAATACATTTTACAAAAGGAAATGTTTGATTTACCAATCGGAACAGTCTTTGTACATGATAAAGATGACAATATTAAAGGGAGTCCGGCAGAAGGTTGTTTAAAACTAGCTTGGACTGATGACGGTAATTGTCAAAAAGGAGTTTCTTATTGTGCAGAAACATTTATATTGCATGCAAAAGTTAGAAAGAACTTAGAATGGTTTAAAGCAGCCAACGAAAACGTAAATTGGAAAAATGAAAGAGAGTATCTTCAAAGTAAAGTCAGAATGTTAGAACATGAGAAACAAAAGTTAGACAAAGTGAGAGGTTCTTTAATAGGTATTTGGTTGTTAAAAAAGTTAGGACTTAAGTAAATGGATAACGGAACCATGCAGAGTGGATGGTGGGGGCTACTCGCTATGCATGTTTCCCTTATTCAACAAAGAGATAGTAAAATTTCACGTACCTTACGTGATGTTAAAAAGACAAATTAAGAAATAGGGGGATTCTAGATGGAGCAATTAGCATTCTTTCCAGAAATCACGAATGAGGAGTACAAGGAAATACAGAGGGAAGTAGCAAAGGCGTTATTCAACTATAGAGCTTTAAAAGTTCGTATGATTAATCAGAAAGAGTGTGCAGTAGAGAATATCAGTAGTCCTTTCGTTGAAATACGTAATACGAAGAAAATAAAGGATATCAAGTACATTCAAATGAAGAGAGCGTTAGAACATGCTTTAGATCCGGAGCAGAGGGAGATCATTGAGAGGAAGTATCTTAATAATGGATTGATGAGCGATAAAGCTGTAAAGGCACAAATGATGATGGAGAATAACTGGTTCTATACACAAAAGAGACATGCAATTATGGCACTTGCTGAATCGTTACTTATTATTTAAAAAACACGGATAAAACGCGGATAAATTAACGATAAAGGAGCGGATAAGTAGATGTGCGATTCAAATTATTATTATCTTACAAGCTCATTAACGAGCTTTGGACGGTTCTTTGACAACTACAAGGATAGGATTAGAAACCCTATTGCAAAGGATTAACACTCCTATAAGTGAAACGTTCTTATGTGAGAATGTCACGGTAACGTATACCGCATAGTAGGGCGGGCAAGGCGGTACGAACCCGCGTTAAGACGAAAAGACCAATTAAAACAAATGAAGACATATTCCAGTGTGGCGGGTGTGAGACGACTCACATTCCGTCATGCTGTTTCTAATTTGTATCTATCATCCATAATATAATCTTTCACCTTTTTATGTTATGGAAATGGATATAAATATATCTATTTTCGTCCTGTATGTTGATTTCTACGAATGGGGGTGTTGCTCATGATTGAGTGAACTCGTTCTAGAAAATCTATATGTTTTGGATTAATACATTTTAAAAAATCTGCTGTATACGTAGCCTGATGATAGTTCATATAGTAATTACTCACGATTCTTACTACATGGGCGTGTAGTTAGGGTGTAAAGAGACTAGTCACCTCTTTACTACAGCCAATATACATCCTATCGTGTTTAATCCCCTTTTCACGATACATCCCCTATATTGGTTGTAGTAAGGCGGTGGAAAAAGGTAGTACCGTCTTGATGTGAATATAAAGATTGATTCCCTTTATATTCGACAATATTTATATCTCATCTGTCACGGGACGAAATATAACAAAAACGGTTTGCGAAGGCCATGCGACAGCCGAAGTATTGACCGACTCTACGGAGTATAAACGAGAAGGTCTTTTCCTTCTCCAAGCAACCGAACACGATAACCAGGATAGCCAAAGAGCTAAAAACTGAGTCGCATTGTATGTATCGGTTGTTTTGAGAAGGTTGAGAGTAATCTTGACCTTGAAATGATTGCGAAATTCCCCTTTCGTGAATGATTTCTCCCATCCCCTTTAATATTTTTATAAGCCGTGAAAGAGCTGTCACTTCGGTGATGGCTTTTTTGTTCATTGTAAACCGGAACTAATAATGAAATTATGTATTGGTTCCTGGTTTAGAGCGAATAATGGACATCCTCAATTCTTTGGGAGTCGATGGAGTAGTAAAGGTTGGGATGCTACTCACCAGTTAAATAGGAAAGGATGGTAAAGATGTAGTGGAATCGGCATAAGAGGCATCCATAACGGGTGCTTTTTTCTTTGTTATATAGAAATTACACATTAAACGATAATGCGGTGGCGGAATAGGTAGACGCTATAAGGTTATCGGTGTGTAGGGTGAAACCTAACTGAAATTCCTGCAACTTACCGAATCATGACGGTAAAATCGACCAGTAAAGTAGTTGCATTGTAAGGTGCAAATCCTTACCCGCATATAAAATTAAACAAAATGGACATTTGGTTAGGGAGGTGAATGATTATATGAAAGAAGCAGTAGATAAGTTAACTGGATATTAAATAAACTAGTCGAAGAAAAGAAAGTTGTTATAGAAAAAGATGATGTGAATTCTGTAATAGAAAGTGTAGAAGCATTTTTGTCCGCTAATGGATACGATTATAGTTACAGTGAAAACATGGCCGATCAGGTGTTAATTATTGTTTTCTAAAATAATATCAATTATCGTAGGCACTGCCGTGATCTGGTGGGCGTCTTGTTTGTTGTTAAGGAAAGATAAGCGCAAACGTGTTGCATTTAGGGATAAGGGGTGAGGGGATGACTTGGTTAAGCTTCTTTATTGGTTACTGTGTGGGAATGACAATTTGTTTACTTATTATGATTCAGTTCATTAAGGCGAAGGAAGAGAATAAGTTTGGTTATGACATTGACGATTCATTACATAAGGAAATGGAGCAGTTGAAAGCTATAAGAAAAGATAAACTGAATGGAACAAAATAGATACAGGCTAAAAATTACAGTTGTATATAGATATGCAGACAATTTTATCTTATAAATTACAAATAGATATATGTATATGTCGTTCTGTAAGAAGACTATATTCTTCTTTATTTACCTATACTTACATTTTAACTAATTTATTATGATATAGATGTTGATTTGCAATGTATTAGATAAATTGAATGAAAAATTCATTTGAGGTGATTTCGTGCTGATCTATACCATTTCGATGTGGGACCATGGTGATTTAGATATTAAGTTGGCAACGGTAGACAGAAAGGAAGCATTAAAACAATTTGAATCAAGTACAACATTGTCAATGCAGGTATGGGAAAAAGGTGAAGTATTAATTGAAATGATAAATAGTGAAGGTGAATATTTCGCTGATGGTGGATTAGAAAGATATCCGGAAAAAGGACAACAGTTATTTGATGAGATAGTAGGGGAGTTAAAATAGCTGATATAATATTATTCAAGAAGGAAAGGGGATGAATTAAGTGAATAAAATTAAAATCAAAACCATTGAAATAGAAGGTCAAGATATTCAATTTATCGATGGTGAGGTTTGGGAAGAGCCTTCGAAAGAATATGTTCCGCATCCGAAAGAATATCTTGTCTATCGAAGTGACAGAACAATACACTTTGATTTTAAATCAGAAAAAAAGAACGAATTATTAAAAAGCTCAATCGATAGCAGGACATACTTTTCAGCTAAGGTACTACTTGAAACAAATGAAATTGTAGAAGGTAGATTCTTATGCGCTAGTGTTATGAGGAGCGGCGATGAGATTCATCCTAATTATTATGAACATGATTCGATCTTAATTAAGTAGCTAATAAGCTGCTTTTTTATTTTGTAAGGAGGATGAGATGACGGATTTTGAAAAACAGATATTTGAAGAAGTTAAATTCAAAAAGAGAATCGAGTATTTAACAAATTTAGCTATGGAAAATGAAGAGTTAAAAGAATCAGTCAAATCATTATCTGCAACTGTGGAAGAACTAAAAGAGAAAGTTGATATTTTAAGTGTACAAGTAAGCGAAAGAAATAGCGCGGATAATATCTTGGGTACTCTCGAGTACGCACTTACAAGAGTGAGAGAATATGAACTAATGGGGGAGGATGAATAATGGAGGAGATAAAGTTCAAGTACAAAGTAAAAGTAGGCCGATTATGGGTATCTAGGTTTGCTGTTGGTTATGATTGCCCGTTTCCTATTATTGATTTAGCTGGAAGTGAAGGGATAGCTAAGATAATTGAAAGTAAAGAAAAGGCAGAAGAAATTGCTGATTTAATAAATGGTGTATTAGTTCCTATTAAATATAGAGTTACTCAAGAAGTGACGCACAAATGGGTAGAGGCGTAAAGGTGATACGATAACGCGATGAATGGTAAGGAGTGAAATGAAATGACAATTGAGAAAGTTAAGCTTATAGAAAAGAAGATTGAAGAGGGAAAACTAAGTTTAAATGAAGCGAGAATCCTATTAGACTTAGAACCTATTGAAGAAGAGAAATATGATCGATTGTTTGAGAAAGTGCATAACGAATCGTAATTGCAAATTTATAGAAGAGATTATCGTGAGGTGGGTGAATGGCAAAGGAATACGCAAAGAAATTCTATAAGTCAACAGCTTGGGAGAAGTGCAGAGAGTCATACATTGCTACAACATTAGATGGAATGTGTGAGCATTGCAAAGAAGTACCTGGATATATTGTTGACCATATTGTTGAGATAACACCAGAGACTATAGACAATCCAGATATCACATTGAATCATGAGAACCTACAGTACTTATGCTTACCTTGTCATAACACTAAGACGTTTGGTAAAGCTGTATTGGTTAGAGAAGATGTAATGTTTGATGAGAATGGTGATTTGATTAGGAGGGGATATGAGTGATAAGTGAACGTAATGATAATGAACTATCAAAACAGAATGATGCTAAGTGTATTAAAGCGAACGAGGTAACATTCATTGATGGTAGTAAAGATATAGTTACTGGTGTAATTAGATTGTTTAATACTAATGAACGTGAAGTGCTATTGAATCAAAGCAGTAGTTATTTCAATATCAATAATGTTTTATCTGTGAAACCTATAGATATAGAAGCGTGTCCTAACTGTGATGAACCAATAGAAGCTACTGATTTATATGCTGATGGTGGAGCGGTAGCTAATGTTAAACATTGTGCAGGATGTGGTTGGAGCAATGGAGGGCAGATTAATAAATGAATGAATACTTTCTTCCATAATACAATTGGTGTAAATGATGCTGCGATTATTCTTAATGTATCTTCTGGTCATGTAAAGAATTTGTGTGCAGAAGGAAAGATTGTAGCGAAGAAGATAGGTAAGACATGGGTGATTGATAGATCGAGATTAAAAGGAGTGATGACTAATGTGTAATAGATGTATGGAAAGTATAAATGAAATTGAAAAACATAAAGGCAATACACGTGAATTGATTATTGAACATATTGAAGAGATAGATAAAGCAGTAGACCGCTTAAACGGACCAGATGCATATTGTTCTTTAATGCAGGCAAAATCAACAGCCTTATTGGCACTATCCCTTACTCCCCCCTATCAAAAATAAATCAAAGGCCTATAGGGGGACCGAGAGGGGAGCTTCGTGTAACACACAGGTCATTTCGCGTGACCCCCCTACCCCAATACAAATGAAGTGAGGTGTTATTGATGGCGATAAAGAAAGAATTAACAAAAGAAGAACGAGTTAAGAAGGAAGTAAACAGACTTAAACGGATTTATAAAGAGATGCCAAAAGATACCCTCTTGGTTGTGGAGGGGCTAATTGTAGAAGCTGCAGACTTGCGTGTACGATTAGAAGATATTCGAAAAGATCTCGATGAGAATGGGTATGATGAAATGTTCTCACAATCAGAGAATCAAGATCCATATGAAAGAGAACGTCCACAAGCTCGGCGTTATATATCGATGAATAAAAACTATCAATCTATCATGAAACAACTCGGCGATTATGTTCCTAAGATTCCACCAGAACCTAAAAAGAAAGATGATGGATTTGAATCATTCGTGAATAAACGTGATTGAATATCCTTTATCCTATAATCCGATTCTAGAATACTGGTACAAAATAAAGAATAAACAAGAAATAGTATCGGATAAAGTTAGGCGAGTTTATAAGAAGCTCGTTACTGATATAGGAAGTACCAAAAGTGAATGGGAATATAACGCTAACCGAGCGAATCATGCAATAGAATTTGTTGAGAATTTTTGCAAACATAGTAAAGGTAAAATGGGCGGAAAACCATTTTTATTAGAGCTATGGCAAAAAGCTATGACGGCCGCTTTATTTGGTTTTGTTCATAAAATAGATGGTGTAAGAAAATACCGTGAGTTTATGTTAATTGTGGCCCGTAAGAATGGTAAGAGCGCTTGGGGGTCTGCGATTGCTTTATATATGATGGTTGCTGATAATGAACCAGGACCGGAAATCGTATCAGCCGCTAAACTTGTGGCGGCTTAAAATCGAGCAAAATCGGTGGAAACTAAAATTGACCAACCATGTTTCTGTAGGATATAATTAACTATAGAGGATGGTGCTGGATAATATGAATAAAATTGGTATCTATAAAATTACTAATCTTATTAATGGTAAAACTTATATAGGACAGACTGTAAATTTTAGAAAAAGAAAAAGAAATCACCTTAATTATTTGAGGAACGATTCACATCACAATTCTTATTTACAAAGAGCGTTCAATAAATATGGGGAAAAGAATTTTTGCATACAATTCCTAGAACATTGTTCAATTGATAAGTTAGATGATTTAGAGTGTAAATACATTGAACTTTATCAGAGCATGGTCAATCAAAACGGTTACAATCTACTTACCGGTGGTCAAACCTATAGGACGTTTAGTCTTGAGGTTAGAAGGAAAATGAGTGAAAGTAGAAAAAACTATAAGATGACCAAAGAACATTGTTTAAATATATCCAAGGGTAGGAAGGGAATCAGGATGCCGAAAGAATCCATTGAAAGAATAAAAGAAACAAAACGAAACAAACGTATTCAATGGGGTGAAGAAAACCCAAACGCTATTATAAGTAATGAATTGGCTGGTGAAATCATAAACGAATTATACAATGATACACCAGTTAAAGAAATTATGATGAAGCACAATGTTTCTCAAGATACAGTTTACAATCTCATGTATAACAGAACCTATACAACAGTGAAACCAGAATTAAGAGAAAAGTTAAAATCAAGAGCAAAAAACAATCAATCTTCAAAAAATGAAAAGGCTATTTCCATGTATTTGGAAGGGAATTCACAAAACTTCATTTCCAAAGAACTTAGTATAAGCCGAAATACACTAAGAAGATTGTTAAAAGAGCTAAAAATAGATACCCAAATTCATAAAAATCAATATGTCAACACCGAGGTAAACAATCAGATTGCGAAAGGCTGATTGTCACCGTAACGCGTAGAAGGTGAATAAATATAATCCTTCCAAGAGTGCTCGACAACCAATAAAGGTTGTTTTTTGGTTGAAAATGTACGCTAAACTGGGTTGGAATTGACCAACCGATGAAAATGAGGGAAACTTCCAGAGGGTATGGATAAAAAGCCTACCGATAATAACAATTGACAAAAAAAGACCAAGCTAAAATTATTTGGTCTGAAGCAAAGAGAATGGTGAAAAAATCACCAATCCTTTCTAAA
This window contains:
- a CDS encoding GIY-YIG nuclease family protein yields the protein MNKIGIYKITNLINGKTYIGQTVNFRKRKRNHLNYLRNDSHHNSYLQRAFNKYGEKNFCIQFLEHCSIDKLDDLECKYIELYQSMVNQNGYNLLTGGQTYRTFSLEVRRKMSESRKNYKMTKEHCLNISKGRKGIRMPKESIERIKETKRNKRIQWGEENPNAIISNELAGEIINELYNDTPVKEIMMKHNVSQDTVYNLMYNRTYTTVKPELREKLKSRAKNNQSSKNEKAISMYLEGNSQNFISKELSISRNTLRRLLKELKIDTQIHKNQYVNTEVNNQIAKG
- a CDS encoding HNH endonuclease signature motif containing protein: MAKEYAKKFYKSTAWEKCRESYIATTLDGMCEHCKEVPGYIVDHIVEITPETIDNPDITLNHENLQYLCLPCHNTKTFGKAVLVREDVMFDENGDLIRRGYE
- a CDS encoding ArpU family phage packaging/lysis transcriptional regulator, producing the protein MEQLAFFPEITNEEYKEIQREVAKALFNYRALKVRMINQKECAVENISSPFVEIRNTKKIKDIKYIQMKRALEHALDPEQREIIERKYLNNGLMSDKAVKAQMMMENNWFYTQKRHAIMALAESLLII
- a CDS encoding helix-turn-helix domain-containing protein; this encodes MNTFFHNTIGVNDAAIILNVSSGHVKNLCAEGKIVAKKIGKTWVIDRSRLKGVMTNV